One Ricinus communis isolate WT05 ecotype wild-type chromosome 2, ASM1957865v1, whole genome shotgun sequence DNA segment encodes these proteins:
- the LOC8281712 gene encoding 2-oxoglutarate-dependent dioxygenase 19 encodes MFSVKGLLDSGCLDNVPSKYAYKRKSDECISFDEETIPIIDFSLLTSGTPEEHSKVIQDIGNACQEWGFFMVINHGVPKKVRDEMIESIESFFNLTEEEKQEYAGKEPIDPIRYGTSFNVTEDKALLWRDYLKILVHPHFVSPRNPAGFSKVLEEYCRKTREVANELLKGISKSLGLEENYIIKKTNVEMGSQMLVANLYPPCPQPDIAMGLPPHSDYGLITLLIQNGLQGLQVMHHGKWVPITPLLDSFIVNIGDHMEILTKGKYKSVVHRAVVNSKATRISIGTAHGPPLETVISPAEELSNPPAHLAIKFREYLELQQSRQLQGKSCLDSIRI; translated from the exons ATGTTTAGTGTGAAAGGGCTACTTGATTCAGGTTGTTTAGACAATGTTCCCTCCAAGTATGCCTACAAAAGAAAGTCTGATGAATGCATATCTTTTGATGAAGAGACAATTCCCATTATAGATTTCTCCCTTCTCACTTCTGGTACTCCTGAAGAACATTCCAAGGTTATCCAAGACATCGGGAATGCCTGTCAGGAATGGGGATTCTTCATG GTGATCAATCATGGAGTGCCCAAGAAAGTAAGAGATGAGATGATAGAATCTATTGAAAGTTTTTTTAACCTGACGGAAGAGGAAAAGCAAGAGTATGCTGGAAAGGAACCGATTGATCCCATAAGATATGGTACAAGCTTCAACGTCACAGAAGACAAGGCATTATTATGGAGAGATTATCTTAAGATCCTTGTCCATCCCCATTTCGTCTCTCCTCGAAACCCTGCTGGCTTCAG CAAAGTTCTTGAGGAGTATTGCAGAAAAACTAGAGAAGTGGCAAATGAATTGCTAAAAGGGATTTCAAAAAGCTTAGGATTGGAAGAAAACTACATCATAAAGAAAACGAATGTGGAAATGGGATCGCAGATGTTGGTCGCAAATCTTTACCCACCATGTCCCCAGCCAGATATTGCAATGGGATTGCCTCCTCATTCTGATTATGGCCTCATTACTCTACTCATCCAGAACGGACTTCAAGGACTTCAAGTTATGCACCACGGAAAGTGGGTTCCTATCACTCCCTTGCTTGACTCCTTTATTGTCAATATTGGTGATCATATGGAG ATACTCACCAAAGGTAAGTATAAGAGTGTGGTGCATCGAGCAGTGGTAAACAGCAAAGCGACTAGAATTTCTATAGGAACAGCTCACGGGCCACCACTCGAGACTGTTATAAGTCCTGCAGAAGAGCTGTCTAATCCTCCAGCACATCTTGCAATCAAGTTCAGGGAGTACTTGGAGCTTCAACAA